GCGGTTGTATCAACAGGATGCAACTTCCTTTTTTAGGCACATTAATGGCGCCTTCTCAATTGTAATTTACGATAAGCCGGCAGGGGAAGTGAAGCTGGTGAGGGACCAGTTTGGCATTCTTCCCATGTTTATTTATAAAACAGGAATACATCTGGTTGCCTGCTCTGAAATAAAGGGGATTTTAAAGTTTCCGGGATACAGAAGGGCATTAAACAGGAAAGGATTGGACCACCTTCTCCATTTTCCGGGTATCATTCCGCCTGAGACTATGTTTCTGGATATATACGAGGTGCCCGCGGGGCAGATGGCAGTGTATAAAGAGGGAGATGTGTCGTTTCGGGCTTATTGGGATATGGAGTATCCGGAGGTAACGGGCAGTTATGACAGAAGAAATACTTCGGAACTGGAGGAGCACGCTTTAGCCATATTACGGGACGCAGTAAAATCCCGGATGTCTGATGCCGGTCAACAGGGGGTATATCTTAGCGGAGGCCTCGATTCTTCCCTGCTGGCCTGCCTATCGAAAGAGAGCATGGAAAGCGGGATACAAACATTCTCCATCGCGGAAACGGCGGGCGGCAATGATTTGTACTATCAGCATCTGCTGCGGGATTATTTAGGTGCGCATCATCACCAGCTCGATTTTACGCTCGACCTAAATAACTTATACCACCAGCTAAAAGAAGTTATTTGTGATATCGAAAGACCTCAAAAGGATATTACAGCGATTTTCCGGAAACAGCTTGCCAGATTTACCAGGTCACACGGTATTGAGGCGGTAATATCAGGAGACGGAGCAGATGAACTATTTGGAGGGCATATTGGTTACGTGCTGGACAGTGCTGGAAATAGAAGCATGTCAGACGGGAAAACATACCTTGAAAGACTATTGGAAGAACAATTGCATAATAAAATCTGGGGTGATCCTCACTTTATCTATGAAAGGCCGTTGTCTGAGTTTGCAGACCTGCGTAAAGCATTTTACCAGCATTCAAATACCGATACGGATGCAATACCTAACTGCCTTGATAACGTATTGCTCAATACGGATAATATCCGAAACAGGCATGTGTTTAACCAACGATCATATGTAGACATTAAAATAAGATTGGGTGGGCATCTGCTGACAAGCCATTGCGATCGTGTGAATTATTCGGAAGGCCTTGAAACCCGTTTGCCGTTTCTTGATATCAGGCTGGCTGAATTTGTCCGGGGGCTACCGCCAGAAGTAAAGAACAGTTATCTGGGAGAAAAAACGTTTCTCAGGAAGGTGGCTCGCAAGGTGGTGCCGGCAGCAATCGTTGACAGGAAGAAGTTTGAAGTCACGAAAGGAAGATCTGCAATGGCTCTTGGAAACACAGAATGGTTCAATGACCTGCTTTCGTATGACTATATAAAACAGCGGGGGATTTTTAACCCCGCTCTGGTAGAGCAGCTCAAAAAGAGGTTGTTGAGTAATGAGGTGGATGTAGGATCTGCTTATGAAGACAATCTGCTTTTGTTAATACTATCCTGTAACATCTTTCTTGAAGAGTTCAAAATAAATTGATTTATATATGAAATTTATTCCCGAGTTATTCCGCGAGAGGGTAATGCGTCATCCGGACAAGGTGGCTATAAAAGAAGAATCTCTTGAGATCACCTATAATGAATTAGAGCAGCTTAGTAACAGGCTTGTTTCACTGGTCAAACAGGAGATAGATAATCCATTTACGAGCATGCTGGTGGTAATGCCTTCTTCTATAAGGTGTATAGCATCAATGCTGGCTGCTTTTAAGGCAGGTACTATTTATGTTCCTGTTTCCCTGTCTTTTACAGATTCAAGGATGGAGGCGATTCTGTCGTCTAATTTTGACGGCTTGTTGATAACACATGAAGAAGATGTCAAAG
This sequence is a window from Chitinophaga varians. Protein-coding genes within it:
- a CDS encoding asparagine synthetase B family protein, whose protein sequence is MAGMAVLFKTDGIVTAADTDVVSDMLDSIAHRGNTNRSVEVFHELVAGVGRRKGENKDSPDNWAYCRSGELAVAFTGRIYNKPELLGMVKENRQEANMGTAALILRLYQQDATSFFRHINGAFSIVIYDKPAGEVKLVRDQFGILPMFIYKTGIHLVACSEIKGILKFPGYRRALNRKGLDHLLHFPGIIPPETMFLDIYEVPAGQMAVYKEGDVSFRAYWDMEYPEVTGSYDRRNTSELEEHALAILRDAVKSRMSDAGQQGVYLSGGLDSSLLACLSKESMESGIQTFSIAETAGGNDLYYQHLLRDYLGAHHHQLDFTLDLNNLYHQLKEVICDIERPQKDITAIFRKQLARFTRSHGIEAVISGDGADELFGGHIGYVLDSAGNRSMSDGKTYLERLLEEQLHNKIWGDPHFIYERPLSEFADLRKAFYQHSNTDTDAIPNCLDNVLLNTDNIRNRHVFNQRSYVDIKIRLGGHLLTSHCDRVNYSEGLETRLPFLDIRLAEFVRGLPPEVKNSYLGEKTFLRKVARKVVPAAIVDRKKFEVTKGRSAMALGNTEWFNDLLSYDYIKQRGIFNPALVEQLKKRLLSNEVDVGSAYEDNLLLLILSCNIFLEEFKIN